The Streptomyces sp. ALI-76-A nucleotide sequence CCCCAGCGCCCCGGCGCCCACCGTGATGTCCTCGCTGCACACCGCGCAGCCGGCCAGTCCCATCGCCGACCCCACCAGATAGAACGTCTGGATCAGCGCCCCCACGTGCTTGAGCACCAGCGCGTACGCCAGCCCGCTGTACTTCCACGACAGCCGCTGGAAACGCGAGGTCAGGGTGATCAGCACGGGCGGCGGCCCGGACAGCGCGGCGGCCGCCATGGCACCCGCGGACAGTTCGCCCGCCGCCGCCGGATCCTCGTTGACCAGCACCAGGCAGTGGTCCCGGGGGTCGTAGTAGTGGATGCCGGCGGGCAGTTCGGGACAGTCCCGGACGGTGAGGTAGAGCTCCAGGTCGTAGGCGGCGCCGCCGCTCGGGTACGGACGGTCGCTGGCCGGGTAGGCGGTCTCGCCCTCGCCGGCCGTGCCGGTCGAGCGGACCCGGGCCGTCCGGTAGAGGAACTCGCCGAGGGTGCGCAGGCTCAGACCGGACGCGCCGTACTCGCGCACCGAACGCCGTCCCTCCAGGACACTGGTGAACGACGGGTCCCGGCCCAGGAGTTCGTCCAGTTCGGGGCGTGGCAGCCGGACGACCGGGCCGCGCGGCGGGGACTTGACGGCGGGCTGCGGTTTGACGTGCGCGGCGTGCGCGAAGGTCGCGCCGTAGTCGCCGTCGTCGCGGCCCATGACGGAACGGGTGTGGAAGAGCATGTCGTGGGCGGACCACGTGCGCAGCGCGGGGTCCTGGTCCTCGTCGAAGTCCCCGTCGGAGTTCTGTGCCACCAGCACCATGCCGGTGCCGATGAGGTAGCCGAGGATCTCCCGCACCACCGCCCCGGCCAGCGGGATGCCGTCGCCCGCCTTGGCCGCGGAGACGGGCCGGCCGAGGGCCGCGACCACCCACTGGGCCTCGGGCCGGTGCAGCAGCACCCGGTGCAGCGACAGCGGCGACTCCAGCTGGAACAGGTCGCCGTCGCGGCGCAGCACCGCGAACCGGGACAGCTTCAACGGGATGTTCTCCGGCGGGGGTTCGGGGGCGAAGCGGGCGGCGTGCGCGAGCGGGACGGCGGACAGCAGGACCTGCCCGCTGTCCGCGAACGCGATCGACCGCACGACCAGGTCCTGGAGCCGCAGCAGCGCGCGCTGCCAGGACCCCCGGGTGCCGTCGGCGTCGCCCGGGGTGACGTTGTCCAGGCTGACCGGCCCGAGGCTCATCCGGCGCAGGGTCTCCACGAGGCCCGGTTCGGGATGGCGTACCCGCAGGTCCGACCAGCGGCCGTGGAGCTCGACCGCGTCGCCGTCCTCGGCCGTTTCGACGCGGACGTCCTCACGCAGGGACCACAGCGTGGTGATCGCCTCCGGATGGTCGTGGTCGTCGATGCGGGCTGGCTGCAACACGGTCGGCTCCTGGGGGTGAGGGGGGAGGGTCACACGAACAGCGGCACGGGATTCAGCTCGGTGCGGGCGAGGGGCTCCGGCAGCCGGCCCAGGGCGACGGGGACGTCGTAGAGCCTGCCGGGGGCGAACCGGGTCCAGAACGAGCGCAGTCCGGGGACCAGGACCTTGACGACGGGCAGGCCGACGTCGGGGCGGGTCTGGTCGAGGACGAGCAGGTCCAGTCCGCGGGCGCGGACCGCCTCGGTGACGGTGGTGAGGTCGTCCCGCAGATCGGCGCCCGTGGGGAAGGCGAAGTCGGCGAGGGTGCTGGGGACCTCCGGGGAGGGCCGGAGGTAGGGCTGGTTGCGGGTGGTCGCGCCCCGCCACCAGTGCAGCAGTTCGGGGTCGGTCAGGGTGTAGCCGCTGCCGTCGTCCCGGGCGTCGACCGCCGCCGGGAGCAGCTGGTTGACCTCGGTCAGGGCGCGGCGCAGGGCGATCCTCGCGTCGAGGTGGGCGCCGAAGCCGAAGACGATGTCCTCGGCCTCCTTGTCGGTACGGCGGGACAGCGCGGCGAAGACCGGGATGCCGAAGTCGGAGGTGAGGTCGAGCGCCCACACCTCGCGGCGCATCTCCCGGTGCACCTCGATCAGCTCCTCGGTCCACAGGTCGGCGCCGGTGCGCAGGTCGAGGGCGGGCCGGGGGGTGCGGTTGTACCACCACAGGGCCACCGCGTCGCGTTCGACGAGTTCCAGGAAGCCCTGGAGGACGGCGTCCTCCAGGCTGCTTCCGGCGGCGTTGCCGTTGGAGTCGGCGTGCGCGAACCGGCGGCCCGCGACGGGGGCCCGCTGTTCGGCGGCGGTGGAGAAGTACAGCAGGGCGGTGGGCAGCAGCCGGTGGCGCCGTCCGGTGAGCGACCAGACCGGCGTCCAGTCGACCTCGGCGTCCTCGTCGAAGCGTTCGGGGACGTGGTGGAACCCGGAGTGGGCGGCGTTCCACGTCTCACGGCCGGCGTACTGCTCCTCGGAGTACAGCTGGCAGGTGTCCGGGTGCACGGCGAGGCCGTCGAGGTCGCGGTAGCGGGCCCGGATCCGGTACTCGTCGCCGTGCAGACAGCCGGAGTAGCGCTCGACCGCCTCGCACAGCGCGCTGACCTCGGCGTCCAGGGCGGTGACCCCCTTGCCGCCGTTGACCTGGCGCAGGCCGCCCAGCAGCCCGGTGAGGCCGGTGGCGCCGGAGACCGGGTTCGGGCCGGAGCTGAAGCTGTTGAGGAACGCCGGCCCGCCCTCGACCCGGGTGATGTCGGCGACCACACCGGTGACCGGGCTGACGAGGTGGCCGTAGGTGTCCAGCATCTGCTGCGCCGAGCGGGAGCGGTGGCCTCCACCGCCGCCCGGTGCCTTGGGCCGGGACCGCGGGACGACGGGCACCAGGGCGCGTTCGGCGCTGCGGCCGGGGTCGCCGCAGTCGGGGCACTGCGGGCGGCGGCGCACCACGTGGTGGCGGGAGCCCAGAGTCAGGGTGTCGAAGGTGAGCACCCGGTCCTGGCCGGAGTGGTGGCCGGCCAGCCATTTGGCGGCCTCGATCGCCGCGAGGTGCAGACCTGCGCCCAGGGTGCAGGGGATGCCGGCGGCGGGGCCGGGCACCGGGCCGGTGCGGCCGAGGGCGGCGCCTACCTGGGACTCGACGCCGCGGTGCAGGCGTACCGGATGGGCCAGGCAGGACCAGCAGGCTCCGGCGCCGGGCCGGAAGACGGGGCCGACCCAGATGGTGGCGCCGCTGGGCTTGGCCAGCAGCCACGGGCGGCCGCTCGCCCGGTGTTCGGCGTCGATCGCGGCGAGTTCGGGTGCGAGGTAGTCGTCGCAGACGACGACGGTGAGGGCGGTGCCGGGCGCGGGCTCCGTCGTGACGGCGAGTCCCGAGGCGCTGAGCGCGCGGACGGCGTGGGCGGTGTCGAAGTCGCCGACGGTGCGCAGTTGCACGCCGGTGGACGCGGTTCTCAGCCGGGTCCGGCGTCCTTCGAGACCGGCGAGTTCCCAGTAGGCCTCGGCGCTGTGGTTGGCCGGCTCGGAGCAGTGGTGCTCCCGGTACTCGATGAAGCCGGCGTCGGCGAGCTGGGCGAGAAGGGCGGTGAGCCGCTCGGCGGGCAGCGGTTCCGGGCTGTCCCGCAGCAGTGCGGGCAGGTCACGGCTGCCGTCGAGGAGCGGGACGACCGCTTCCAGATGGGGTGCCCTGAGGGCGGTGATTCCGTGTTCGGAAATCAGGTAGGTCGCGTCGTCCGGCACCACCTCCGCACGGAGGTGGCGCCGGAACCCTATCAACGCTCTGTTCATGAGGCGGAGTTGCTCGCATAGCAGAGGGTGAACAGGGCGGGCCTGGAGTGCGGTGCCGTCAGCACCTCGATGACCAGGTCCGTGGACTCGTCCTGCCCGCCGTACGCCAGGTACGTCTCCTGGTGCTGCTGCGGGGTGCTCGTGGAGCGGCTTTCCTGCGTGACGACCTGACTGATGTGCGTCATGGGGAAGCTCCTGCTTCGAAGGGGTGGTGCCCGGTGCGGACGAGACTCAGCATGCGGGGCGCACGGCACCCGGGCACAGTGCCGGCCTCACCGGCCCCCTGTGAGGAATTCACACGTCCTCTCGAGCGGTGTTCGGTCCACCGGTGGTCCATCCGACTGCCAGGGGTTTTCGGCATGGTCGGACCACATGTTCCAGCAACCAGGACCAGCGAAGGAGGGAACACCCATGGTGGCCGCGGATCTGAGAAACGAGGCGGAGCGGTCTCTCGACCAGCTCTTCGAGTGGTGCTGCGCGGGCGCACGGGCCCGGCCGCCCGGCCGGCCCGGCCTGTTCCGGTTCGACGTGGAGACCCCGACCGGTACTCGCACCCGCTATGTGACCTGCACGGACGAGGGCACCGCGGTCGTCCGGGCGGCCCCGTTCCCGCCCAACTCCACCGTGACGGTGAGCCAGGACGTGCTGACCCTGCTCGCGCTCGGGGAACTGCGCGGCGCGCTCGCCTTCGCCACGGACCGGCTGCGCATCGAGGGGGACGTCTTCCTCGCGATGACCTGGATCGACCAGTTGAGAAAGGGGTCCCAGTGACCGTCCTGTCCCAGGAGAGTGTCCCGGGCACGGGCGAGCCGGGGACGGCCGACGTCCCCGTGGAGCCCGCCCAGTTGACCGACGGCAGCGGACGGCTGGCCGAGCTGCGGGACGTGAAGCAGCAGGCGCTGGCCGGTCCCGACCCCAGGGCGACCGAGCGGCAGCACGCCCGCGGCAAACTGACCGCGCGCGAGCGCATCGAACTGCTGCTGGACGACGGCTCGTTCACCGAGATCGAGGGGCTGCGCCGGCACCGCGCCACCGGCTTCGGCCTGGAGGCGAAGAGGCCGTACTCGGACGGTGTGATCACCGGCTGGGGCACGGTCCACGGCCGTACCGTCTTCGTCTACGCCCATGACTTCCGCATCTTCGGCGGCGCGCTCGGCGAGGCGCACGCCCAGAAGATCCACAAGGTGATGGATCTCGCCGCCTCCGCCGGTGCCCCGCTGGTCAGCCTCAACGACGGGGCGGGCGCCCGGATCCAGGAGGGGGTGACGGCGCTGGCCGGGTACGGCGGAATCTTCAGCCGCAACACCCGTTCCTCCGGGGTGATCCCGCAGATCAGCGTGATGCTCGGCCCGTGCGCGGGCGGGGCGGCCTACTCCCCCGCCCTGACGGACTACGTGTTCATGGTCCGGGAGACCTCGCAGATGTTCATCACCGGCCCGGACGTGGTGCGGGCGGTGACCGGCGAGGAGATCACCCAGAACGGGCTCGGCGGCGCCGACACCCACGCGTCGATCTCCGGGGTGGCGCACTTCGTGTACGACGACGAGGCCTCGTGTCTCGAGGAGGTGCGCTACCTGCTGTCGCTGCTGCCGCAGAACAACCGCGAGCTGCCGCCGCTGGAACCGGGCGACGACCCCGACGACCGGGTCTGCGAGGCGCTGCTCGACCTGGTCCCCGAGGACCCCTCCCGTCCGTACGACATCCGGAAGGTGATCGAGGAGATCACCGACCACGGCGAGCACTTCGAGGTGCAGGCCGCGTGGGCCGGCAGTGTGGTGTGCACGCTGGCCCGGCTCGGCGGGCAGGTCGTCGGCGTCGTCGGCAACCAGCCGCAGGCGCAGGCCGGGGTGCTGGACATCCACTCCTCGGAGAAGGCCGCGCGGTTCGTGCAGACCTGCGACGCCTTCAACATCCCGCTGGTGACGCTGCTGGACGTGCCGGGCTTCCTGCCCGGGGTCGACCAGGAGCACGGCGGGATCATCCGGCACGGCGCCAAGCTGCTGTACGCGTACTGCAACGCCACGGTGCCGCGGATCCAGGTGATCCTGCGCAAGGCGTACGGCGGCGCGTACATCGTGATGGACTCCCGGTCGATCGGCTCGGACCTGTCGTTCGCGTGGCCCACCAACGAGATCGCGGTGATGGGCGCGGAGGGCGCGGCCAACGTCGTCTTCCGGCGGGAGATAGCCGCCGCGGACGATCCGGAGGCCGAGCGGGCCCGGCTGATCGCGTCCTACAAGGACGAGCTGATGCACCCGTACTACGCGGCCGAACGCGGCCTGGTGGACGACGTGATCGACCCCCGGGACACCCGGCGCCTGCTGATCACCTCGCTGCGGATGCTCCGCGCGAAGCACGCCGAGGTT carries:
- a CDS encoding SagB family peptide dehydrogenase, with product MLQPARIDDHDHPEAITTLWSLREDVRVETAEDGDAVELHGRWSDLRVRHPEPGLVETLRRMSLGPVSLDNVTPGDADGTRGSWQRALLRLQDLVVRSIAFADSGQVLLSAVPLAHAARFAPEPPPENIPLKLSRFAVLRRDGDLFQLESPLSLHRVLLHRPEAQWVVAALGRPVSAAKAGDGIPLAGAVVREILGYLIGTGMVLVAQNSDGDFDEDQDPALRTWSAHDMLFHTRSVMGRDDGDYGATFAHAAHVKPQPAVKSPPRGPVVRLPRPELDELLGRDPSFTSVLEGRRSVREYGASGLSLRTLGEFLYRTARVRSTGTAGEGETAYPASDRPYPSGGAAYDLELYLTVRDCPELPAGIHYYDPRDHCLVLVNEDPAAAGELSAGAMAAAALSGPPPVLITLTSRFQRLSWKYSGLAYALVLKHVGALIQTFYLVGSAMGLAGCAVCSEDITVGAGALGLDWRSESPVGSFVIGSPPAERERCRAHHLGDRLPANGADWPERSAVR
- a CDS encoding TOMM precursor leader peptide-binding protein; this translates as MNRALIGFRRHLRAEVVPDDATYLISEHGITALRAPHLEAVVPLLDGSRDLPALLRDSPEPLPAERLTALLAQLADAGFIEYREHHCSEPANHSAEAYWELAGLEGRRTRLRTASTGVQLRTVGDFDTAHAVRALSASGLAVTTEPAPGTALTVVVCDDYLAPELAAIDAEHRASGRPWLLAKPSGATIWVGPVFRPGAGACWSCLAHPVRLHRGVESQVGAALGRTGPVPGPAAGIPCTLGAGLHLAAIEAAKWLAGHHSGQDRVLTFDTLTLGSRHHVVRRRPQCPDCGDPGRSAERALVPVVPRSRPKAPGGGGGHRSRSAQQMLDTYGHLVSPVTGVVADITRVEGGPAFLNSFSSGPNPVSGATGLTGLLGGLRQVNGGKGVTALDAEVSALCEAVERYSGCLHGDEYRIRARYRDLDGLAVHPDTCQLYSEEQYAGRETWNAAHSGFHHVPERFDEDAEVDWTPVWSLTGRRHRLLPTALLYFSTAAEQRAPVAGRRFAHADSNGNAAGSSLEDAVLQGFLELVERDAVALWWYNRTPRPALDLRTGADLWTEELIEVHREMRREVWALDLTSDFGIPVFAALSRRTDKEAEDIVFGFGAHLDARIALRRALTEVNQLLPAAVDARDDGSGYTLTDPELLHWWRGATTRNQPYLRPSPEVPSTLADFAFPTGADLRDDLTTVTEAVRARGLDLLVLDQTRPDVGLPVVKVLVPGLRSFWTRFAPGRLYDVPVALGRLPEPLARTELNPVPLFV
- a CDS encoding SCP2 sterol-binding domain-containing protein produces the protein MVAADLRNEAERSLDQLFEWCCAGARARPPGRPGLFRFDVETPTGTRTRYVTCTDEGTAVVRAAPFPPNSTVTVSQDVLTLLALGELRGALAFATDRLRIEGDVFLAMTWIDQLRKGSQ
- a CDS encoding acyl-CoA carboxylase subunit beta, which gives rise to MEPAQLTDGSGRLAELRDVKQQALAGPDPRATERQHARGKLTARERIELLLDDGSFTEIEGLRRHRATGFGLEAKRPYSDGVITGWGTVHGRTVFVYAHDFRIFGGALGEAHAQKIHKVMDLAASAGAPLVSLNDGAGARIQEGVTALAGYGGIFSRNTRSSGVIPQISVMLGPCAGGAAYSPALTDYVFMVRETSQMFITGPDVVRAVTGEEITQNGLGGADTHASISGVAHFVYDDEASCLEEVRYLLSLLPQNNRELPPLEPGDDPDDRVCEALLDLVPEDPSRPYDIRKVIEEITDHGEHFEVQAAWAGSVVCTLARLGGQVVGVVGNQPQAQAGVLDIHSSEKAARFVQTCDAFNIPLVTLLDVPGFLPGVDQEHGGIIRHGAKLLYAYCNATVPRIQVILRKAYGGAYIVMDSRSIGSDLSFAWPTNEIAVMGAEGAANVVFRREIAAADDPEAERARLIASYKDELMHPYYAAERGLVDDVIDPRDTRRLLITSLRMLRAKHAEVPARKHGNPPM